A single window of Vigna unguiculata cultivar IT97K-499-35 chromosome 1, ASM411807v1, whole genome shotgun sequence DNA harbors:
- the LOC114190674 gene encoding probable 2-oxoglutarate-dependent dioxygenase AOP1, giving the protein MGSQTESELHVVDFTDATMEPGTDAWFSACTLVREALEQNGCFVARYDRIGKELCDSVLCAMEELFSLPVETKAQKTSDKLFHGYFGQVPWLPLYESLGIDDPLTLQGCQKFAHIMGLQENHRFCESINEYAKLLGELDHMAKRMVFESYGVKMQGCKRMIESSDYLLRCMKYRTPETGEKDLGMHSHTDLTIVSIVHQLNNLNGLEIKLKDGEWIGVDASFSLFVVMAGDAFNVWSNGRIRPCEHRVTMNATKTRYSMGLFSFSGDKIMQIPDEVVNEQHPLRYKSIFDHYEYLRFYDKEKIKDPYSRIEAYCGISSL; this is encoded by the exons ATGGGATCCCAAACAGAGTCTGAACTTCATGTGGTGGACTTCACTGATGCAACCATGGAGCCTGGCACCGATGCATGGTTCTCAGCCTGCACTCTTGTGAGGGAAGCACTTGAACAGAACGGTTGTTTTGTTGCACGATATGATAGAATTGGCAAAGAACTTTGTGATTCTGTGCTATGTGCAATGGAAGAGTTGTTTAGTCTCCCAGTGGAAACAAAAGCACAAAAAACCAGTGACAAACTTTTCCATGGCTACTTTGGACAAGTCCCATGGCTTCCCTTGTATGAATCTTTGGGCATTGATGATCCTCTCACCTTACAAGGCTGCCAAAAATTCGCCCACATAATGGGGTTGCAGGAGAATCATCGTTTCTG TGAAAGCATCAATGAGTATGCTAAGTTACTTGGTGAATTAGACCATATGGCTAAGAGGATGGTGTTCGAGAGCTATGGTGTGAAGATGCAAGGATGCAAGCGCATGATAGAATCAAGCGATTATCTGCTTCGATGCATGAAATATAGAACACCCGAGACGGGTGAAAAGGATTTGGGAATGCATTCTCACACAGACTTGACCATCGTATCCATAGTTCATCAGCTGAATAATCTGAATGGCTTGGAAATCAAGCTGAAGGATGGAGAATGGATTGGGGTTGATGCTTCTTTCTCTTTGTTTGTGGTTATGGCAGGTGACGCGTTCAAT GTGTGGAGTAATGGTAGAATAAGACCATGTGAACACAGAGTTACCATGAATGCAACGAAAACCAGATACTCTATGGGACTGTTTTCTTTTAGTGGTGATAAGATTATGCAGATACCAGATGAAGTAGTGAATGAGCAACATCCCTTGCGTTATAAATCAATATTCGACCATTATGAGTACCTTCGTTTCTATGACAAAGAGAAAATCAAAGACCCTTATTCTCGAATTGAAGCCTACTGTGGAATCTCATCCCTATAA
- the LOC114178624 gene encoding gibberellin-regulated protein 13-like isoform X1, whose protein sequence is MGRKLSIVVIFFVQMLLLVVENHAEIVVSTVEAPAPQPHKNTTHFAPPPQPNKNTTHFPNRGITEGSLKPQECGPRCRGRCSNTQYKKPCLFFCQKCCAKCLCVPPGTYGNKQVCPCYNNWKTKRGGPKCP, encoded by the exons ATGGGAAGAAAGCTAAGCATCGTTGTGATCTTCTTTGTTCAAATGCTGCTTCTTGTTGTAGAAAACCAT GCTGAGATTGTTGTGTCCACGGTTGAAGCTCCAGCTCCACAACCTCACAAAAACACCACCCACTTTGCTCCACCTCCTCAGCCTAACAAAAACACCACACACTTTCCCAAT CGTGGCATCACTGAAGGCAGTCTTAAACCACAAG AATGTGGTCCACGTTGCAGAGGTAGATGTTCAAATACGCAATACAAGAAACCGTGTCTGTTTTTCTGCCAGAAGTGTTGTGCGAAGTGCTTGTGTGTGCCTCCTGGAACTTATGGCAACAAGCAGGTTTGCCCTTGCTACAACAACTGGAAGACCAAAAGAGGAGGACCCAAATGCCCCTGA
- the LOC114190759 gene encoding probable 2-oxoglutarate-dependent dioxygenase AOP1: MGSETEVKLPIIDFSTVDLESNVAEWESVKSQVHKALVEYGCFEAVFDKVPQHFRKAIFVEVDELFNLPLETKKKAVSSKPYRGYVGPLHLYESIGIDDADVHEKVETLIKILWPQGKPSFSKNLQLFCEKVARLDQMIRKMCLESLGVEKYLDEHMNSTYYLARLIKYKAPQTNEPQVAITEHTDKNIFTILCQNQIHGLEIQTKSGEWIKFKPSTSNSFVVVTGDTFYAWTNGRVHTPIHRVMMTGNERRLSIGLFTVPKAGFVIKAPDELVTEEHPLLFKPFVQSEFMKFLHSSENIKNALKVYCGV, translated from the exons ATGGGATCTGAGACAGAAGTGAAGCTTCCAATTATTGACTTCTCCACAGTGGACTTGGAATCCAATGTTGCAGAGTGGGAATCGGTGAAATCCCAAGTTCACAAAGCACTGGTAGAGTATGGTTGCTTCGAGGCCGTGTTCGATAAAGTTCCTCAGCATTTTCGAAAAGCCATATTTGTTGAAGTGGATGAGCTATTCAATCTCCCTTTAGAAACCAAGAAAAAAGCTGTGTCAAGTAAGCCATATCGTGGTTATGTTGGTCCTCTTCATCTCTATGAGAGCATCGGAATTGACGATGCTGATGTTCATGAGAAAGTGGAAACCTTGATCAAGATCTTGTGGCCACAAGGAAAACCAAGTTTTAG CAAAAATCTGCAACTTTTCTGTGAGAAAGTGGCAAGGTTGGATCAGATGATAAGGAAGATGTGTTTGGAGAGTTTAGGTGTTGAAAAGTATTTGGATGAGCACATGAACTCAACGTATTACCTTGCACGGCTTATCAAGTACAAAGCCCCTCAAACTAATGAACCACAAGTTGCAATAACAGAGCACACTGATAAGAACATATTCACCATATTATGTCAGAATCAAATTCATGGTTTAGAGATACAGACCAAAAGTGGAGAGTGGATCAAATTCAAGCCCTCAACATCAAACAGTTTCGTTGTTGTCACTGGGGACACATTTTAT GCATGGACTAATGGGAGGGTGCATACACCGATTCACAGAGTGATGATGACTGGAAATGAAAGAAGGTTGAGCATTGGATTGTTCACAGTTCCAAAAGCAGGGTTTGTAATAAAGGCCCCAGATGAACTTGTGACAGAGGAGCACCCTTTGCTTTTCAAGCCCTTTGTCCAGAGTGAGTTCATGAAGTTTCTTCACTCTTCTGAGAATATAAAAAATGCTCTCAAGGTTTATTGTGGAGTTTGA
- the LOC114178624 gene encoding uncharacterized protein LOC114178624 isoform X2, producing MGRKLSIVVIFFVQMLLLVVENHAEIVVSTVEAPAPQPHKNTTHFAPPPQPNKNTTHFPNNVVHVAEVDVQIRNTRNRVCFSARSVVRSACVCLLELMATSRFALATTTGRPKEEDPNAPEASKFHQ from the exons ATGGGAAGAAAGCTAAGCATCGTTGTGATCTTCTTTGTTCAAATGCTGCTTCTTGTTGTAGAAAACCAT GCTGAGATTGTTGTGTCCACGGTTGAAGCTCCAGCTCCACAACCTCACAAAAACACCACCCACTTTGCTCCACCTCCTCAGCCTAACAAAAACACCACACACTTTCCCAAT AATGTGGTCCACGTTGCAGAGGTAGATGTTCAAATACGCAATACAAGAAACCGTGTCTGTTTTTCTGCCAGAAGTGTTGTGCGAAGTGCTTGTGTGTGCCTCCTGGAACTTATGGCAACAAGCAGGTTTGCCCTTGCTACAACAACTGGAAGACCAAAAGAGGAGGACCCAAATGCCCCTGAAGCTTCAAAATTTCATCAATGA
- the LOC114193903 gene encoding probable 2-oxoglutarate-dependent dioxygenase AOP1 gives MGSETENRKSLPMIDFNDENLKPGTQTWVSTCDAVRVALEDHGGFLAHYDKVDPLLNHSVFSAMKQLFDLPLQTKMQHTTDKPIYSYAGQRPDIPLYESMAIDNPLNAKSCHNYTTIMWPQGNHQFSESVNSYAKKVAELDYTVKRMVFGSYGLENEKCERLLESTDYVLRCYKYRTPEIGETNLGVRAHTDSGFLTILNQRLNGLEVQLKNGEWFQVDASPSIFVVLAGDAFMVWSNDRICGCVHRVFMNTEVERYSLGLLSYAGKVMEPEEKLVDEEHPLRYKPFDHYGYLRFFLTEEAVKAASRIKAYCGI, from the exons ATGGGATCAGAAACAGAGAACAGAAAATCTCTACCTATGATCGATTTCAACGATGAAAACCTGAAACCCGGTACTCAAACATGGGTTTCCACTTGTGATGCTGTGAGGGTTGCCTTAGAGGATCACGGTGGATTCCTAGCACACTACGATAAGGTTGATCCATTGCTCAATCACTCTGTCTTCTCTGCAATGAAACAACTCTTTGACCTTCCATTACAAACAAAAATGCAGCACACCACTGATAAACCTATATATAGTTACGCAGGACAACGCCCTGATATTCCTCTGTATGAATCCATGGCCATCGATAACCCGTTGAATGCTAAAAGTTGTCACAACTACACAACCATTATGTGGCCACAAGGGAATCACCAATTCAG tgAAAGTGTGAATTCCTATGCAAAGAAAGTTGCAGAACTGGATTACACTGTTAAGAGAATGGTGTTTGGGAGCTATGGATTGGAGAATGAGAAATGTGAGCGTTTGCTTGAATCAACAGATTATGTTCTGAGATGCTACAAATATAGAACACCTGAGATCGGTGAGACCAATTTAGGGGTGCGTGCTCATACAGATTCTGGTTTTCTTACAATATTGAATCAGAGGTTAAATGGCTTAGAAGTTCAGTTGAAGAATGGAGAGTGGTTCCAGGTTGATGCCTCACCCTCCATCTTTGTTGTCTTGGCTGGTGATGCATTTATG GTATGGAGCAATGACAGAATATGTGGTTGTGTACACAGAGTATTCATGAATACAGAGGTAGAGAGATACAGTTTGGGGCTGCTTTCATATGCTGGAAAAGTGATGGAACCAGAGGAAAAATTAGTGGATGAAGAACACCCTCTTCGTTATAAACCATTCGACCATTATGGATACCTTCGTTTCTTCCTTACAGAAGAAGCTGTGAAAGCTGCTTCTAGGATCAAGGCATACTGTGGTATTTGA